A region of the Stieleria neptunia genome:
ACTCGCTCGATCTGTCTCGCATTTTCCTACCTTCCTGCTGCGTTCTGTGGGTCGGAAAAACGACTTGCCGGCAGTGATCGCTACCGATTTTCCGGTCGGTCTTTGGGGTTCCATTGAGCGGGAGGCTGAACACGGCGGGGTGTCGGGATTTGCTGCGACCCCGTTCGGGGTCGAGGGGAGGATCGAGGGCGTGGTCCGGAGGTGGCGCTGCGCTGACCTCCGGCTACTCGCTGCAATCCCTCCGGGATAGCTTGGGCGCGGCAATGGGTGGAGGGTTTTCGCACTTGGTACGACTGGTCGTGCGAAACGTGAGCGAGAAAGTGCAAAGGAACCGGAGTCGGCCCCACTGCCCGGCATCGAGCTTGAGTTCGCCTGGGGCTGAGAAACTGGCGACGTCTGACAGGATCCGTTCTAATCCGCTTTTCTGGCCGGCCCACCTGAGGGGCGACAACGCTCTGGCACACGATGGATCCCCGTTCCTCCGCATGCGCGGGGCGATCGCAATTCGTTCGTCGACGGAAGATCGAGGCGTTATCTACTTTGCAGCGCAATCTGGTCGATCTCCTGCCCACCTCGGATGACTCGCGTGATGTCGATTGTTTCCGCCGTCACGAAATAGAGAACGACATAGTCGCCGAATCCGTTCACTAATTTGGCACGAAGGCCTTTGGCTTCTGGACGTGTAATTGGCACCACACCGCCAGCTTCCGGATACTGACACAACATCTCGACAGTCGCTTCGATCGCATCCAGAATACGCAGGGCTGAATCGAGATTTGACTCGGCAATGTATCTTGAGTGTCCGGCGATGTCGTCAATGGCAAGCCGCCTACGGTGTGGCACTTTGCGTTCAGGCATTCAAGTTCCGTGTTTTGATTTTAACTCTGCACGGATCGCTTCGATTTCATTTCCATTCCATGGCTCACTTGGGCCACTCTCCAATCCTTCGATCGCGAGCTTTTCTACTTCGGTCTGGCGCTCAGATATTCGCAGGATGAATTCCGATACGAATTCGTTGACGTCTTCATAGCCGCCGATCTTCGCGCGTTCCGCGATTGCTGACATTACAGGGGCGGGTAGATTGACACTGATCGTAGACATTTGTTGCTCCCAGGGAACTTGAACCACCTCATTCTACACCATGGCTGCCGTTCAGTTAGGCTCGATCCCTTTCGCATTTTCCTACCCGAAATCTTCCTACCTTCCTGCTGCGTTCTGTGGGTCGGAAAAACGGCTTGCCGACAGTGATC
Encoded here:
- a CDS encoding type II toxin-antitoxin system RelE/ParE family toxin; its protein translation is MPERKVPHRRRLAIDDIAGHSRYIAESNLDSALRILDAIEATVEMLCQYPEAGGVVPITRPEAKGLRAKLVNGFGDYVVLYFVTAETIDITRVIRGGQEIDQIALQSR
- a CDS encoding ribbon-helix-helix domain-containing protein codes for the protein MSTISVNLPAPVMSAIAERAKIGGYEDVNEFVSEFILRISERQTEVEKLAIEGLESGPSEPWNGNEIEAIRAELKSKHGT